The DNA window TCGATAAATGGGGTAGTGATATCCTCAAGATTTGCCTTGACCCGGTTCAGTTCAGCTTGAAGCTGCGGATCGAGTTTGTCTTCCAATCGGCTGAGCATGGGAAGAATCAGCAAATTGACATTGGATTGAATTCGGTCAGATATTTTCTGCTTTTCCGAGTCTATCTGTTTGAGTACACCATTCAGGACGATGTTTTTTTCTTCCAGCGCTTTTTGTTCTACACGCAGTTTCTGGATAGCACTTTGAAGTTCTGCCCGGGCCGTTTCCCGATCGGTTATATCCTGGAAGGTTTCTATCGCTCCAATGATCTCATTCTCGCGATTGAACAGCGGGGCGGCTGTAAAATAGAGCCAGTACCCATTGGCACCAAGGCTGGGGAAATGGCTTTCCACCTCGTAGGCGCCCTCGATCAAGCTCGATTTGCGGCTTGACCCGGTATAGAATGTCAGAATATCTTCTTCCGGGCGCTGATCAATGATCAAGTCCGCAAGTATCGGTCTTTTTACATCATAGAAAGCCTGCCACTGGTTATCGGTACCAACCACCTCGCCAGCCTTGATTCCGGTCAGCTTTTCGCAGGCCCGGTTCCAGTGTGTAACCCTGTGATCACGATTTATAACCAGCAGGGGGACACAGATCGTTTCAAAGATCTGATGCAGGTCGTATTTGTTTTTCGGCTTTGTCAGGTAAGTGTCGGTCTTTTTATTTTCTGTGTCGACAGATTTTAACTCTCCAGTCGTTTTATGCGACCTGATGGTTAACTGCGAGCGGATGCGCGCGAATTCACGAGCCGGTTTCTCAGTTGAAAGCTGGCCAGATTTTAGCTTAGTACACAATTCTTACCTCTCACGTTAATCCTGATACCGGGCGGAGCAGGAGCTACTATATGTTATCGGAACAGTTGGAAATAACTTAAAGCGGATGAGAATAAACAGCGTGCAAACTCATGATTTTCATGCTCCCAATCCGAGGTTCATCAAAGTACGGCCGAGCTATACGATCAAAAACTCCATTCAATAGGGCAATCAGCTTCCGCTTTTGTTCTCCCTCAGCCTGACGAGTCAAGACACATTAACTTCCATATATGAAGTGAGTGATATCAGCTGGCATTAAAAAAAACCGGGGCACTAACCCCGGTTTTTTATCTTGATATCATTTTCGATGCTTTCAATAAAGTCAATTGAGATCATTGAGCTTGTCTCTAATCTCTGCCGCGCGTTCGTAGTCCTCGGTCTGAACCGCCTCTTTAAGCTCATCGTTGAGTCTTTTAACCTTGAGGAAATTCGAGGACTTTTTGTCGCTCTCAGGCTGGACGTATCCGCAGTGACGATTTGACCCATGAATCCTTGTCATAAGATTTTCAAGATTTGTCCTGAACGCTTCGTAGCAAAAACCGCATCCAAATCTGCCAATCTCAGCGAAATCCGAGAATGTCAATCCGCAGTTGGGGCAAACCGGGTCGTTTGTTCCGGTGCTTTCTCTTCTCTTGGGCTCATTGCAGGCCATGTCCAGAAAGTCACTGAGCGGGAAGGGATGATTCTCCAGAGGAGAATGAAATCCCAGCTTGTCAGCTTTCTCGCAATCGAGATAGATGATATGTTTTTGACCCTCCACTGATGCCTTGATTTTTACCTGGTGTTTGTTTTTCTCATGGCTCATAACCCTCTCCTTTTTATTCCCGTAAACCGCGTCTTTCTTAATCGCGACTTGCGGGACAACTCCGTCAAAAGAATATGGCGCAATCCTGGTGCCCCGTGCAGATCATAAAATGAACATCGTAATCGCTTGTAGCGCAATACGATAAGCGCGCATAAGATGATATGTTTCAGTTTCGAATAGTTGCTGGTCAGATTTTTGATAAAAAGTATGGGATTTATCCAATACGAATTTGATCTCTGTGATTTTTCTGAGCTTCAATAAAATATTGAGATTCGAGCATTTGCGCCTATATTATCCTCATGAGCAGGGAGCGATTTTTTTGACACAGCCGGACCGAATTTAACAACTCGCGGAGTGAGATGACATGGCAAAAATAAAGCTGTTATCATGGAATGTAAACGGCCTGCGGGCGATCTATAAAAAAGGTTTTCTGGACTGGTTAAGAAAAGAGAAACCGCATATTCTCTGCCTGCAGGAGACCAAGGCGACCTTCGAGCAGTTACCTTCAGCTCTCAAGGATATTCGCGGTTATCTTAACTTCTTCTCGTCCGCCGAACGCAAGGGTTACAGCGGAGTGGCAACGTATACTAAAGTAGATCCCAAAAATGTAACTTATGGTATCGGGGTCAAAAAATTCGATTCAGAAGGAAGAGTCCTGATCAATGAATTCGAGGACTTTTGGCTGTATAATATATATTTCCCCAATGGCAAGGCGTCCAAGAAACGGCTGAATTATAAACTGGCATTTTACAAATCGTTTTCGAAACATATCAAAAAACAGCTTGCCTCCGGCAAAAAGATAGTGATCTGCGGCGATGTCAACACTGCTCATAAGGAAATCGATCTGGCTCGTCCCAAACAAAACGAAAAGATCTCGGGATTTCTTCCTGAAGAACGTGCCTGGATCGACAGTTTTCTCAGGCTCGGTTTTCATGACACTTTCAGGGTTTTTAATTCCAATCCGAATCAATATACCTGGTGGGATTACAAGAGCCGGGCGCGTGAACGGAATGTGGGCTGGAGAATAGACTACTTTTTTGTCAGCGACAATCTCAAAGATAACCTTAGCAAAGCCTTTATCCGCAACAAGGTTTATGGTTCCGATCACTGCCCGATAGGCGTCGAACTAATGTTCTAACTTTTTATAGTGATAGAATAATCTGAATGGAAATAGAAAAACCGCCGGTTTGAATTCCGGCGGTTTATAATTTAGTTCGAGTAAATTCAGCAGTCGGGTGAATCGTCACCGTTCGGGTCGCAGGGTGCGGAACCGCCCGAGAAGGCATAGTTAATGACATATACAGCATCGGATATATCCACGCTGCTGTCGCAGTTTAGATCTCCTGATTCGATCGGATCCGGTGCCTGCCCGCCGGCGAAAGCGTAATTGATGATGAACACAGCATCGGAGATATCCACGACTTCATCGTCGTTGACATCGCCGCAAATATATTCACAGATATCGCCAATACCGTTTCCGTTCGTATCTAACTGGTCGGGATTGTATCGCTCGGGACAGTTGTCGACATCGTTTGCGAAACAATCGCCATCTATATCAGTAGCGGTTGTAGACAGGACTGATTTCAGTTCATCGTAGACAGCCTCATAAGAGGCAAGCGAGCTGTCCGCATAAATTATAGCTGCCCTGCAGATCAGGCTGTCATCAGGTTGAATCGTAGCCTCGCCAAATGAGAGCAAAAGCGAGGCATCCGAATACTGAGTGGCGGAAAAATACTGTCCAAAAGCCAGTGCTTCGTAGGCCCGGTAATCCCTGAAATTTCCGTATGGATAGATTTCATTTGTGTTATTTACTGCTTTCATACCCTTGTTTTCTCCGCAGGCGTAGAGTCCGCCCAGAGCACAAGTAATGTCTTCGTAGCGTCCCCGCTGGTAAACAAGGTGCTGGTCGACATTATCGACATAACCATAGTCTTCTCCGGATTGATCGATTTCGAAATCACCGAACATCCCGGCATACAAAGTCAGAGCGGTATCGCATGGATTTCTGATCGTGTAATCCACCTGGATGTATTGGCAATCCTCCAGACCAATTCCGCCCGTGCCGAGGGCATAGTTGACGGTGCCATGCAGACGGCCGTCGGACGTAGCAAAGTCGAGAGTATAATTGTTTCTTCCGAGGCTGTCCTGCCACTCTGTCAGGCTGTCAACTACGATATATTCGTCTTGAAGGTAAATCTGCTGGTAGACGATCGTATCGCTAGCGTCCACAAGACCCAAAAGAAGTGTGCCCGCGTAGAGCATATCGCGGCCGTTTACGATCATCCCCAGGTTAAGGTTGTCGTAGCCGAACTGCGGGGTGTTGGGCACATACAGTTCGAGGCAGGGCTGTCCAAGCGCGTAATAATCCTGTGATGGTGGCTGGATTGTAACTGCCACCTCGACAGGCAAGCTCAACTGCGAGTAGTCGGAGAAGGAAAACGTCAGTATGAGAGAATCAGAATAATTTCCATAATTACAGATATCGCCTGAACCTGCATCGTAGCTGATCTCGATCTGTGTGGAGTCACCGTAATGCAATAGAACCGGCCAGTTCCCGCTCAGGCTGAATTCGGTTCCCTGCAGTGAGACTGACGATAGTTCGATCGAATCCGGACCTACGTAGCTCAAACGGAGAGTATCGAGGCCAACTTGACCAGGGGTAACTGTACCCAAATCGATCCCACCTGAAGTTATCAGGCCACCAAAGGCATAAGCCAACTCCGTGTGAACATTTTCAAGTGTATAACGGTACTTGACCGCCTGCCCGGCCGAGAAAATATCACGACAGAGTTTTCTTGAGTAAGACATGATATTGCTGACATCGGGATTGTAGGGGGTGGCATTACATTCTATCGGCGGGGGTGCGTAATTGTCATATTCGCAAGCCGGGTAGTCGCTGACATGCTGGTAAAGATCGGGATCGGCAGGTGTGTCGGAAATCAGATCACCAGTCGTTTCAGCATTGGAACCATCCGGGCATTCAACTCCAAAGTAATCTTCGTGTGTGTGATACAGACCGAAGTAGTGTCCGACCTCATGCGGAAATGTCGATTTATAATTGTATGGATCAGAGCAGAGATTGTTCATGATGATCCCCTGCACTGTTGAACTCGAATATGAAGATAATCCGCAATACGGAAAGCCGGAGGAGTCGGGTACGAAATAGACATTCACCGCCGATGACTGCACGTTTTCCTCTCGAAGCTGATTATAAGCTGAGTAGTTATCTGTCCCGTAGAAATAGTAATCATCATCGATGAAATCCAGACTGTACATGTAAAAACTGACATTGAGCGGTTGGTTGAGTGCGTTGGAGGTATCGAATATATCCTGCAGGAGCGTGGTATCGAGACCGCCTTCACCCTGCGAGCTACGAACTATGTGGACTGCAATCGGAATTGAATAATGTATGTCATCACGGAATACGGTTTTCTCTTTGTAGTCCTGAAAATCACTGTTTCGTAGTAACTCGTTCTGGTATTGCTCTGCTGTGAGAACGGTTCCGCAGTCATTTCCAATTGCAAAGGAGACGGTTCCCATGGC is part of the Candidatus Zixiibacteriota bacterium genome and encodes:
- the xth gene encoding exodeoxyribonuclease III; the encoded protein is MAKIKLLSWNVNGLRAIYKKGFLDWLRKEKPHILCLQETKATFEQLPSALKDIRGYLNFFSSAERKGYSGVATYTKVDPKNVTYGIGVKKFDSEGRVLINEFEDFWLYNIYFPNGKASKKRLNYKLAFYKSFSKHIKKQLASGKKIVICGDVNTAHKEIDLARPKQNEKISGFLPEERAWIDSFLRLGFHDTFRVFNSNPNQYTWWDYKSRARERNVGWRIDYFFVSDNLKDNLSKAFIRNKVYGSDHCPIGVELMF
- a CDS encoding PAS domain-containing protein, with translation MCTKLKSGQLSTEKPAREFARIRSQLTIRSHKTTGELKSVDTENKKTDTYLTKPKNKYDLHQIFETICVPLLVINRDHRVTHWNRACEKLTGIKAGEVVGTDNQWQAFYDVKRPILADLIIDQRPEEDILTFYTGSSRKSSLIEGAYEVESHFPSLGANGYWLYFTAAPLFNRENEIIGAIETFQDITDRETARAELQSAIQKLRVEQKALEEKNIVLNGVLKQIDSEKQKISDRIQSNVNLLILPMLSRLEDKLDPQLQAELNRVKANLEDITTPFIDKLDKSFSRLSPRELEICSHIKNGLSSKDIAGQLNVSVGTIQQQRKMIRKKLQIANQKINLSAFLKNL